One Etheostoma cragini isolate CJK2018 chromosome 19, CSU_Ecrag_1.0, whole genome shotgun sequence DNA segment encodes these proteins:
- the si:ch211-1o7.2 gene encoding ankyrin repeat domain-containing protein 53, with protein MTSPQIIKSDILVYIYCREATMEPVNKSGKRRRGKCKNRKLVHKAPPDRIVFPAVVGSPEKLDGSVSRQGLSALHMACLYGQLATVQLLVESGQEWINASDLHGRRPVHMVLSSRSSPNTSFCLKYLLEHGADVNITTDSGTSPLHLAASEGLLDCTEILLQAGADVLAQDNMGHTPLDLARIWCHRKVARYLKSYMWQTDKKKEMQERKLVLTFYSDLVDMVKLNKLNKKTLIDEKMAEWANKKGFPLLKDFSPRVWVSQYHTQCLPSDQSSSKPKPAKHPLKHQTEGPLEDKITSSEQLPASSSRPWSIFLGLQPEKPLREPDLRGSVMVWRDSSSRQPQYTTKWDSTRRPTPDVPLDILERVLFPRAFPSRIASPRYFKPQDIVEVQHRGYPQGRSTSPWTEVAMHLAEVLEPGHY; from the exons atgacCTCGCCTCAGATTATCAAATCAGATATATTGgtctatatatactgtagagaAG CAACCATGGAACCTGTCAACAAATCCGGAAAACGGAGACGTGGGAAATGTAAAAATAG GAAACTTGTCCACAAAGCTCCCCCAGACAGGATCGTGTTTCCAGCTGTTGTTGGGAGCCCAGAGAAGCTGGATGGCAGTGTGAGCAGACAG GGTCTGTCAGCTCTTCACATGGCCTGCCTTTATGGCCAGCTGGCTACTGTTCAGCTCCTGGTGGAGTCCGGGCAAGAGTGGATCAATGCCAGTGATCTCCATGGTCGCCGGCCTGTTCACATGGTCCTGTCCTCCCGGAGCTCACCCAACACCTCCTTCTGTCTCAAATACCTGCTGGAGCACGGGGCTGACGTCAACAT tACCACAGATTCAGGCACGAGTCCGCTGCACCTGGCTGCCTCTGAAGGCCTCTTGGACTGCACAGAGATCCTCTTGCAGGCTGGAGCAGATGTCTTGGCCCAGGACAACATGGGACACACGCCTCTGGATTTGGCCCGCATTTGGTGCCACAGGAAGGTGGCAAG GTATCTGAAAAGCTACATGTGGCAGACggataagaaaaaagaaatgcaggagAGAAAGCTAGTTCTAACTTTCTACAGTGATCTTGTGGATATGGTCAAACTGAATAAGCTCAATAAAAAG ACACTTATAGATGAGAAGATGGCAGAATGggcaaacaaaaaaggttttcctCTACTGAAGGATTTCTCCCCCAGAGTCTGGGTGAGCCAGTACCACACCCAGTGCCTCCCATCAGATCAGAGCAGTTCTAAACCAAAACCTGCCAAGCACCCATTGAAGCACCAGACAGAAGGTCCTCTGGAGGACAAGATCACCTCCAGTGAGCAGCTTCCAGCCTCATCCTCCAGACCCTGGAGCATCTTCCTGGGCCTACAGCCAGAGAAACCCCTCAGAGAGCCGGACCTCCGAGGCAGTGTCATGGTGTGgagggacagcagcagcaggcagcctCAGTACACCACCAAATGGGACAGCACACGTCGCCCCACCCCTGACGTGCCTCTGGATATCCTCGAGAGGGTGTTGTTTCCCAGAGCATTCCCTTCCAGGATCGCCTCCCCACGGTACTTTAAGCCACAGGACATTGTGGAGGTCCAGCACAGAGGATACCCCCAGGGGCGGAGCACCTCCCCCTGGACAGAGGTGGCCATGCACCTGGCTGAGGTTCTGGAGCCTGGACACTACTGA
- the tex261 gene encoding protein TEX261 → MWFIYLLSWLSLVIQISFVTLAIAAGLYYLAELIEEYTVATSRIIKYMIMFSTGMLAGLYLFEGFPVLMVGVGLFTNLVYFGLLQTFPYILLSSPNFILSCVLVVVNHYMAFQYFAQEYYPFSEVLAYFTICLWVIPFAFFVSLSAGENVLPSTMQQGDDVVSNYFTKGKRGKRSGILLVFSFLKEAVLPSRQKMY, encoded by the exons atgtggtttatttatttactcagCTGGCTGTCGTTAGTCATCCAGATATCCTTCGTCACTCTAGCAATAG CTGCTGGCCTCTACTACTTGGCGGAACTAATAGAAGAATACACAGTAGCCACCAGTcgaataataaaatacatgataATG TTCTCGACAGGTATGCTGGCAGGTCTCTATCTTTTTGAAGGCTTCCCAGTGTTGATGGTGGGAGTCGGCCTCTTCACCAACCTGGTGTACTTCGGTCTCCTGCAGACTTTCCCCTACATACTGCTGAGCTCCCCAAACTTTATTCTCTCCTGTG TGTTGGTGGTGGTAAACCATTATATGGCCTTCCAGTACTTTGCACAAGAGTATTATCCATTCTCAGAG GTGCTGGCATACTTCACCATCTGCCTGTGGGTGATCCCCTTCGCCTTCTTTGTGTCACTTTCGGCGGGGGAGAATGTGCTTCCGTCCACCATGCAACAAGGAG ATGATGTGGTGTCTAATTACTTCACCAAAGGCAAGAGGGGGAAGAGGTCTGGGATCCTCCTCGTGTTCTCTTTCCTCAAGGAGGCAGTGCTGCCTAGCCGACAGAAAATGTACTGA
- the shtn2 gene encoding shootin-1 encodes MWSQGEDSAAAESDGENVLTSEDEGDIQCEILEIQRDEANQRLSELEEVSNQLLKEINVLEMQFQIERSCRESAEALAVKVTKENKVLKRKSQMLMPLIPELPENLGAVTFDPETNPEVNGEDVVNVGEETLLLESQAKIAELQASVDGLLAEKLQLEQQVEDLTKEQVQLREQVCVCVCVCVCVCVCQKVNFGLSCQILVQQNAAHIESVILTRSSETGLQLQQALEQISNISTALCNIQRYYQNQLNPCPSTVDESGGLSELQNLREQLEKSEEERKASENLLSEANGTVTELQEEVKQLRDALSREDEKDKSEEKAAPAAPPPPPPPPLPPPPAVPNSLDFLRCRRKESASKAESDKAAPLLDLKAKAVDEMMERIKRGIVLRPFKRIQEDDSSWKDQRSENRKSAIVELKGMLDNMKRQNVRRVPSRRGRNVGEAELLQVLQRRRRAMGENRDQTQDPQPGSQCVPAAGDVPWACESGSAPVLRRLKQNREMRDSRIRASALINSQEN; translated from the exons ATGTGGTCGCAAGGTGAGGACAGCGCAGCGGCAG AGTCTGACGGAGAAAATGTTTTAACGTCTGAAGATGAGGGAGACATCCAG TGTGAGATCCTGGAAATTCAGAGGGACGAAGCCAATCAGAGGCTGTCTGAATTGGAGGAAG TCTCCAATCAGCTCTTGAAAGAGATAAATGTCCTGGAGATGCAGTTCCAGATTGAGCGCTCCTGCAGGGAGAGTGCTGAGGCGCTGGCTGTCAAG GTGACCAAAGAGAACAAAGTCCTGAAGAGGAAGAGCCAGATGCTGATGCCGCTCATCCCCGAGCTGCCTGAGAACTTGGGTGCCGTGACCTTTGACCCAGAGACTAACCCCGAGGTTAACGGCGAGGACGTGGTCAATGTTGGTGAGGAGACGCTGCTGCTGGAGAGTCAAGCTAAGATAGCAG AGCTGCAGGCCTCAGTGGACGGCCTGCTGGCTGAGAAGCTGCAACTGGAGCAACAAGTGGAAGATCTGACCAAAGAACAGGTCCAACTCAgagagcaggtgtgtgtgtgtgtgtgtgtgtgtgtgtgtgtgtgtgt ATGCCAAAAGGTGAATTTTGGTTTGTCTTGTCAGATATTGGTGCAGCAGAATGCGGCCCACATTGAGAGCGTGATACTGACACGGAGCTCAGAGACCGgcctgcagctgcagcaggcgCTGGAGCAAATTTCCAACATCAGCACGGCCCTGTGTAACATACAACGCTATTACCAGAATCAG TTGAACCCGTGTCCGAGCACCGTGGACGAGAGCGGCGGCCTCTCTGAGCTGCAAAACCTGAGAGAACAGCTGGAGAAGAgcgaggaggagaggaaggccTCGGAGAATCTGCTGTCTGAAGCTAACGGCACTGTCACAGAGCTCCAGGAGGAAG TGAAACAGTTAAGGGATGCACTGAGCCGGGAGgatgaaaaagacaaatcaGAGGAGAAAGCCGCTCCTGCTGCACCTCCACCGCCGCCTCCCCCCCCTCTTCCACCTCCCCCTGCTGTCCCCAA TTCCCTTGATTTTCTGCGATGCAGGAGAAAAGAAAGCGCAAGTAAAGCTGAATCAGACA AAGCAGCACCCTTGTTGGACCTGAAGGCAAAGGCAGTGGATGAAATGATGGAGAGAATAAAAAGAGGCATCGTCCTGAGGCCTTTCAAGAGAATACAG GAGGATGACAGCTCATGGAAG GACCAAAGGAGTGAGAACAGAAAGTCAGCTATCGTGGAGTTGAAAGGAATGCTG GACAACATGAAGCGACAGAACGTCCGCAGAGTGCCTTCCAGACGGGGCCGAAATGTTGGGGAAGCAGAGCTCCTGCAGGTGctccagaggaggaggagagccaTGGGGGAGAACAGGGACCAAACACAGG ACCCTCAGCCAGGTTCACAGTGTGTCCCAGCAGCAGGAGATGTTCCCTGGGCATGCGAGAGCGGCAGCGCCCCTGTCCTCCGGAGGCTGAAACAGAATAGAGAGATGAGAGACTCTCGCATCAGAGCATCGGCACTGATCAACAGCCAAGAAAACTGA